One genomic region from Campylobacter concisus encodes:
- a CDS encoding UDP-N-acetylmuramate--alanine ligase, giving the protein MRFGLLSDIGEITPNIFAKLDRLSRTKIFIALYNSGVESELKIPLSYAKFLNFKEIFEARINFLLRGKCLNFKPADRFCIPSNIIINAYLKGNFSKIKFIAKEPKMAAAKMIKMLYASGKFEFCIDAAQMFCQFVYDKIRLRHQDKEVVLNGGVISVKKDGKNLLSVMPSFKKVSFDDMRNLNDDIDRAVGVLGHECEMVYIVFPRNEEFRRHVEVRHCYARGLIKLVPYTIISKIF; this is encoded by the coding sequence ATGAGATTCGGGCTTTTATCAGATATTGGCGAAATAACTCCAAATATTTTTGCAAAGCTTGATAGGCTTTCGCGTACAAAAATTTTTATTGCACTTTATAATTCTGGCGTAGAAAGTGAGCTAAAAATACCACTTTCTTACGCTAAATTTCTAAATTTCAAAGAAATTTTTGAAGCTAGGATAAATTTCCTACTTCGCGGAAAATGTCTAAATTTTAAGCCAGCAGATCGCTTTTGTATTCCATCAAATATCATCATAAATGCTTATTTAAAAGGCAACTTTTCAAAGATAAAATTTATAGCAAAAGAGCCGAAAATGGCGGCTGCAAAGATGATAAAAATGCTTTATGCAAGTGGAAAATTTGAGTTTTGTATCGATGCGGCACAGATGTTTTGTCAATTTGTTTATGATAAAATACGCCTCCGCCATCAAGACAAAGAGGTCGTGCTAAATGGCGGTGTCATTTCGGTCAAAAAAGATGGTAAAAATTTACTCAGTGTCATGCCAAGCTTTAAAAAAGTGAGCTTTGATGATATGAGAAATTTAAACGACGATATAGATAGAGCTGTCGGTGTGCTTGGTCACGAGTGTGAGATGGTTTATATCGTTTTTCCTAGAAATGAGGAATTTAGGCGACACGTTGAGGTTAGGCACTGTTATGCGAGAGGTTTGA
- a CDS encoding DUF2325 domain-containing protein encodes MSVLVIGADEITPIKAVLHDLGAEKIEHWDARNENRVNRKPIPQDTECVVMLTSFLNHNTMKTIKTQAKKRNIPIVCAKRSVSCVFCEYCKVFGLDKEFGCKE; translated from the coding sequence ATGTCAGTTTTAGTTATCGGTGCAGATGAGATAACGCCTATCAAGGCAGTTTTACATGATTTGGGAGCCGAGAAGATAGAACACTGGGATGCTAGAAATGAAAACCGCGTAAATCGCAAGCCGATCCCTCAAGATACCGAGTGTGTGGTGATGCTAACTAGCTTTTTAAACCACAACACTATGAAGACTATTAAAACTCAAGCAAAAAAGAGAAATATTCCAATTGTTTGTGCAAAAAGAAGCGTTAGTTGCGTATTTTGCGAGTACTGCAAGGTCTTTGGGCTAGATAAGGAATTTGGATGCAAAGAATAA
- a CDS encoding sugar transporter yields MISVHRVAYLRVIALAFCAFIFNTTEFVPVPLLSDIAKDFDMSTADTGLIITIYAWSVTILSLPLMLLTANLERRSLLLKVFIVFVVAHTLCVFAWNFKILIIARLMIAIAHAIFWAITASLAVRLAPINKSSQALGLLALGTSLAMILGLPLGRILGDALGWRVTFGLIGIFAVGVGVWLYKILPLLPSKNSGSLKSLPELARNGLLMVVFLLTAIIISAHFSTYSYIEPFAKDISGFDGKFITIFLLIFGVAGVVASLLFSKFYKLIPNAFSAISIMLILCCLLLLNFIAKNEVLMLVLAFVWGLGIAGVNMSFQIKVLNLASNATDAAMAIFSAIYNIGIGAGALIGRQTIVHLGEQNIGNVGSFFAASGLIIFLFAVSKIKRV; encoded by the coding sequence TTGATAAGTGTTCATAGGGTAGCCTATTTAAGGGTTATAGCTCTTGCTTTTTGTGCTTTTATATTTAACACTACTGAGTTTGTCCCAGTGCCACTTTTAAGTGATATTGCGAAAGATTTTGACATGAGCACGGCCGATACCGGCCTTATCATCACGATTTATGCGTGGAGCGTCACTATACTCTCTTTGCCACTTATGCTTTTAACTGCAAATTTAGAACGAAGATCTCTTCTTTTAAAGGTTTTTATCGTATTTGTTGTAGCTCATACGCTTTGCGTCTTTGCTTGGAATTTTAAAATTTTAATTATTGCTCGGTTGATGATAGCTATTGCCCATGCCATTTTTTGGGCTATCACTGCTTCACTTGCTGTTAGGCTAGCTCCGATAAATAAAAGCTCGCAAGCTCTTGGATTACTAGCTCTTGGTACATCGCTAGCGATGATACTTGGTCTGCCACTTGGAAGAATTTTAGGTGACGCACTTGGCTGGCGTGTGACCTTTGGACTGATCGGAATTTTTGCTGTTGGTGTTGGAGTTTGGCTATATAAAATTTTGCCACTTTTGCCAAGCAAAAACTCAGGCTCACTTAAAAGCTTGCCAGAGCTCGCAAGAAATGGCCTTTTGATGGTCGTATTTTTACTAACGGCAATTATCATAAGTGCGCATTTTAGCACCTATAGCTACATTGAGCCATTTGCGAAAGATATCAGTGGCTTTGATGGAAAATTTATCACAATATTCTTGCTTATATTTGGTGTCGCTGGTGTAGTCGCAAGCCTGCTTTTCTCTAAATTTTATAAGCTCATTCCAAATGCATTTTCTGCAATTTCTATAATGCTTATTTTATGTTGCTTGCTTTTGTTAAATTTTATTGCTAAAAATGAAGTTTTAATGCTAGTTTTGGCCTTTGTTTGGGGGCTTGGCATAGCTGGTGTAAATATGAGTTTTCAAATAAAAGTGCTAAATCTTGCCTCAAACGCTACTGATGCTGCAATGGCGATATTTTCGGCTATTTATAACATAGGCATCGGAGCAGGGGCGCTAATAGGGCGTCAGACGATAGTTCATTTAGGCGAGCAAAATATCGGCAATGTCGGTAGTTTTTTTGCCGCAAGCGGACTTATCATATTTTTGTTTGCGGTATCTAAGATTAAAAGAGTTTAG